One genomic window of Pungitius pungitius chromosome 11, fPunPun2.1, whole genome shotgun sequence includes the following:
- the cnot10 gene encoding CCR4-NOT transcription complex subunit 10, whose amino-acid sequence MAENTEQNEAKHDHSSSPGNADQEKETAASAYEAFTAGKYDESLKNLEALQELNKEDYKIALNKAVVEFYKSSQTTTGTLKQTLIAMKNQVHTSAEDIDGLDDVENSLLYYNQAIIHYHMRQYSEAIAIGERLYQFLEPFERFAQAVCFLLVDLYLLTFQPEKALHLLAVLDKLSVQGSNKNGKGESNSSNQRAEFTARIEAAKSKMHQYKVRAYIQMKSSKACKREIKSVMNTAGNSAPSLFLKSNFEYLRGNYRKAVKLLNSSNIAEHPGPIKTGECVRCMFWNNLGCIHFAMGKHNLGIFYFKKALQENDHTCAQLGDGSSGQSKKFTGIPMCALLANKRYELLYNCGIQLLHIGRPLAAFECLMEAVQVYHSNPRLWLRLAECCISANKGGSEQESKGLPCKKGIVQSIVGQGYHRKIVLASQSTQNTIYSEGQSAAIPVASMEFAAICLRNALLLLPDHQQQDTKTENGSKSFSQSRSTESGGENSDACSGKGQEADKFLSAAPSSPLRKQEVENLRCSILACSAYVALALGDNLTALNHAEKLLHQTKVSGSLKFLGHLYAAEALISLDRISDAIAHLNPENVSDVSMGVLTSEQDQGSDKGDESVESSGKQTPLCYPSSVTSARAMMLFNLGSAYCLRSEYEKARKCLQQAASMVNTKEIPPEAILLGVYLELQNGNTQLALQIIKRNQLLPTAVQRVSPESRKKPVQPVQLPSSFTQVQRK is encoded by the exons AGCAAAACGAGGCAAAGCACGACCACTCCTCATCCCCTGGAAATGCAGATCAAGAGAAAGAAACGGCAGCCAGCGCATATGAAGCGTTTACG GCCGGGAAGTACGACGAGTCTCTGAAAAACCTGgaggccctgcaggagctgaacAAAGAGGACTACAAGATCGCCTTGAACAAAGCGGTCGTGGAGTTTTACAAGAGCAGTCAGACCACCACGGGGACTCTGAAGCAGACGCTCATTGCTATGAAGAACCAG GTCCACACGTCGGCGGAGGACATCGACGGGTTGGACGACGTTGAAAACAGCTTGCTGTATTATAACCAAGCCATCATCCACTACCATATGAGGCAGTACTCTGAAGCCATCGCCATAGGAGAGAGGCTTTACCAGTTCCTGGAACCGTTTG AGAGGTTCGCTCAGGCCGTGTGCTTCTTGCTGGTGGATCTGTACCTGCTCACCTTCCAGCCAGAGAAGGCCCTCCATCTGCTGGCTGTGCTGGACAAACTCTCCGTACAAGGAAGCAACAAGAACGGCAAGGGAGAG AGTAACAGTTCAAACCAGAGGGCAGAGTTCACAGCCAGGATTGAGGCAGCCAAGTCAAAGATGCACCAG TACAAAGTGAGAGCTTACATTCAGATGAAATCCTCCAAGGCCTGCAAAAGGGAGATCAAATCTGTGATGAACACTGCGGGGAAC TCCGCGCCTTCGCTCTTCCTCAAGAGCAACTTTGAGTACCTGAGAGGAAACTACCGCAAAGCGGTGAAGCTGTTGAACAGCTCCAACATCGCAGAGCATCCTGGACCAATCAAGACAG GAGAATGCGTGCGATGTATGTTCTGGAATAACCTTGGCTGCATTCACTTTGCGATGGGGAAACACAACCTCGGCATTTTCTACTTCAAGAAGGCGCTGCAGGAGAACGACCACACCTGCGCACAGCTGGGAGACGGGAGCAGCGGGCAAT CCAAGAAGTTCACAGGCATCCCCATGTGTGCTCTGCTAGCCAACAAGCGCTACGAGCTGCTGTATAACTGTGGCATTCAGCTGCTGCACATCGGCAGGCCTCTGGCAGCGTTCGAGTGTCTGATGGAGGCCGTGCAGGTGTACCACTCCAACCCCAGGCTGTGGCTGCGACTGGCCGAGTGCTGCATCTCTGCTAACAAAGGG GGGTCGGAGCAGGAGAGCAAAGGTCTACCTTGTAAAAAAGGGATAGTTCAGTCTATTGTCGGGCAGGGGTACCATCGCAAGATCGTGCTGGCATCCCAGTCGACCCAGAATACCATCTACAG tGAGGGCCAGTCAGCGGCGATCCCGGTAGCCAGTATGGAGTTTGCAGCCATCTGCCTGAGGAACGCTTTGCTGCTCCTCCctgaccaccagcagcaggacaCCAAGACAGAGAACGGCTCCAAGAGTTTCAGTCAGTCGAGAAGTACCGAGAGCGGCGGCGAGAACAGCGACGCCTGCAG TGGGAAAGGTCAGGAGGCCGATAAGTTCCTGTCTGCTGCTCCATCGTCTCCtctcaggaaacaggaagtagaaaacCTCAG GTGCTCCATCCTGGCGTGTAGTGCCTACGTGGCGTTGGCGCTGGGAGACAACCTGACGGCCCTGAACCACGCTGAGAAACTGCTCCATCAAACCAAGGTGTCGGGATCCCTCAA GTTCCTCGGTCACCTCTATGCTGCTGAAGCCCTCATCTCACTGGACAGGATCTCTGACGCCATCGCTCACCTCAACCCGGAGAACGTCAGCGACGTGTCAATGGGGGTTCTGACCAGCGAGCAAGACCAAG GGTCCGACAAAGGAGACGAGTCTGTAGAGTCCT cagggaAGCAGACTCCCCTGTGTTACCCCAGCAGTGTGACATCAGCTCGGGCCATGATGCTTTTCAACCTGGGCAGCGCCTACTGTCTCAGGAGCGAGTATGAAAAGGCCCGCAAGTGTCTGCAACAG GCTGCGTCAATGGTGAACACCAAGGAGATCCCGCCTGAAGCCATCCTGCTGGGAGTCTACTTGGAGCTACAGAACG GCAACACCCAACTGGCCCTGCAGATCATCAAACGGAACCAGCTGCTGCCCACGGCGGTCCAGAGGGTCTCTCCCGAGTCACGCAAGAAACCCGTCCAGCCCGTCCAGCTGCCCTCTTCCTTCACACAAGTTCAGCGCAAATGA